From one Enterobacter kobei genomic stretch:
- a CDS encoding dicarboxylate/amino acid:cation symporter encodes MKTSLFKSLYFQVLTAIAIGILLGHFYPDIGAQMKPFGDAFVKLIKMIIAPVIFCTVVTGIAGMESMKAVGRTGAVALLYFEVVSTIALIIGLIIVNVVQPGAGMNVDPASLDAKAVAVYAEQAQQQGIIPFLLDIIPGSVIGAFASGNILQVLLFAVLFGFALHRLGHKGQLIFNVIESFSQVIFGIINMIMRLAPIGAFGAMAFTIGKYGVGSLVQLGQLIACFYITCILFVVVVLGSIARAAGFNIFKFIRYIREELLIVLGTSSSESVLPRMLDKMEKLGCKKSVVGLVIPTGYSFNLDGTSIYLTMAAVFIAQATNSHMDIFHQITLLVVLLLSSKGAAGVTGSGFIVLAATISAVGHLPVAGLALILGIDRFMSEARALTNLVGNGVATVVVAKWVKQLDEKQLADVLNKRAPDGKSQEISS; translated from the coding sequence ATGAAAACCTCACTGTTTAAAAGCCTTTATTTTCAGGTCCTGACAGCTATCGCCATCGGTATTTTGCTCGGCCATTTTTATCCGGATATTGGCGCGCAAATGAAACCCTTTGGTGATGCCTTCGTAAAACTCATTAAAATGATCATCGCCCCGGTTATCTTCTGTACGGTGGTGACCGGTATTGCTGGCATGGAAAGCATGAAGGCGGTAGGGCGTACCGGTGCGGTGGCGCTGCTGTACTTCGAGGTGGTCAGCACCATTGCGCTGATTATCGGCCTGATTATCGTCAACGTAGTTCAGCCTGGCGCAGGCATGAACGTCGATCCGGCGTCCCTCGATGCGAAAGCCGTGGCGGTCTATGCCGAACAGGCGCAACAACAGGGCATTATTCCTTTCCTGCTGGATATCATCCCCGGCAGCGTCATCGGCGCGTTCGCCAGCGGCAATATCCTCCAGGTACTGCTGTTTGCCGTACTGTTTGGTTTTGCCCTGCATCGCCTGGGACACAAAGGCCAGTTGATTTTTAACGTTATCGAAAGCTTCTCGCAGGTCATTTTCGGCATCATTAATATGATCATGCGTCTGGCCCCTATCGGCGCATTCGGCGCAATGGCGTTTACCATCGGTAAATACGGTGTCGGTTCGCTGGTGCAGCTGGGACAGCTCATCGCCTGCTTCTACATCACCTGTATTCTTTTTGTGGTGGTGGTACTGGGATCCATTGCCCGCGCCGCTGGCTTTAATATTTTCAAATTTATCCGCTATATCCGTGAAGAACTGCTGATCGTGCTCGGCACCTCATCGTCAGAATCCGTGCTGCCGCGCATGCTCGATAAAATGGAAAAGCTGGGCTGTAAAAAGTCGGTGGTGGGGCTGGTGATCCCGACGGGCTATTCCTTTAACCTCGACGGCACCTCTATTTATCTGACCATGGCGGCGGTATTTATCGCGCAGGCCACAAACAGCCATATGGATATTTTCCATCAGATTACCTTGCTGGTGGTGTTGCTGCTGTCGTCGAAAGGCGCGGCGGGGGTGACGGGCAGCGGGTTTATCGTGCTGGCGGCGACCATATCGGCGGTCGGGCATTTACCGGTGGCCGGTCTGGCGTTGATCCTCGGTATCGACCGCTTTATGTCTGAAGCCCGTGCGCTGACCAACCTGGTGGGTAACGGCGTGGCTACCGTGGTGGTGGCAAAATGGGTTAAACAACTCGATGAAAAACAGCTGGCAGACGTGCTCAATAAGCGTGCGCCGGATGGCAAATCGCAAGAAATCTCCTCATAA